Proteins encoded in a region of the Rhodococcus sp. SBT000017 genome:
- a CDS encoding cystathionine gamma-synthase: MSEQRSKADNTSWQGFSTKAVHAGYEPDPLTGAVNVPIYASSTFAQDGVGGMRSGFEYARTGNPTRRPLEANLAAIESGTYGRAFSSGMAATDCLLRSALRPGDHLVIPNDAYGGTYRLIDKVFTQWGIEYSVAAVSDVDEVRAAMRPNTKLVWVETPTNPLLNVGDIEALSGIAHEGGAKLVVDNTFASPYLQQPLSLGADVVLHSTTKYIGGHSDVVGGALVTDSEELDAAFAFLQNGAGGVPGPFDAFLTLRGIKTLALRMERHSDNAEKIVEFLDGHPAISQVIYPGLESHPSHAVAAKQMRRFGGMVSVRLAGGKQAALDFCAKTEIFTLAESLGGVESLIEHPGAMTHASTAGSLLEVPDDLVRLSVGIEDGADLVGDVEQALA; the protein is encoded by the coding sequence ATGAGTGAGCAGCGCAGCAAGGCAGACAACACCTCCTGGCAGGGCTTTTCCACGAAGGCAGTGCATGCCGGATACGAGCCGGATCCGCTGACCGGCGCGGTGAACGTGCCGATCTACGCCAGCTCCACCTTCGCTCAGGACGGCGTCGGCGGCATGCGCAGTGGATTCGAGTACGCGCGCACCGGCAATCCGACGCGTCGGCCGCTCGAGGCCAATCTCGCGGCCATCGAGTCCGGCACCTACGGTCGCGCGTTCTCCTCCGGCATGGCGGCCACGGACTGCCTGTTGCGCTCGGCGCTGCGTCCCGGTGATCACCTCGTCATCCCCAACGACGCCTACGGCGGCACGTACCGGTTGATCGACAAGGTCTTCACCCAGTGGGGCATCGAGTACTCGGTGGCTGCGGTGTCGGACGTCGACGAGGTGCGCGCGGCGATGCGTCCGAACACCAAGCTCGTCTGGGTCGAGACGCCCACCAACCCACTGCTCAACGTCGGAGACATCGAGGCATTGTCGGGCATTGCGCACGAGGGTGGGGCCAAGCTCGTCGTCGACAACACCTTCGCGTCGCCGTATCTGCAGCAGCCTCTGAGCCTCGGTGCCGACGTGGTGCTGCACTCGACGACCAAGTACATCGGCGGACACTCCGATGTCGTCGGCGGCGCTCTGGTGACCGACAGCGAGGAACTGGACGCGGCCTTCGCGTTCCTGCAGAACGGCGCGGGTGGCGTTCCCGGACCGTTCGACGCGTTCCTGACCTTGCGCGGCATCAAGACTCTTGCGCTGCGGATGGAGCGACACAGCGACAACGCCGAGAAGATCGTCGAATTCCTCGACGGGCATCCGGCCATCTCACAGGTCATCTACCCCGGACTCGAATCTCACCCGTCTCATGCTGTCGCCGCGAAGCAGATGCGACGGTTCGGCGGGATGGTCTCCGTTCGTCTGGCCGGTGGCAAGCAGGCTGCGCTGGACTTCTGCGCGAAGACCGAGATCTTCACGCTCGCCGAGTCTCTGGGCGGCGTCGAATCGTTGATCGAGCATCCCGGTGCGATGACCCACGCCTCGACGGCCGGTTCGTTGCTCGAGGTGCCCGACGATCTGGTGCGTCTGTCGGTCGGTATCGAGGACGGTGCCGATCTGGTCGGTGACGTCGAGCAAGCGCTGGCATGA
- a CDS encoding acyl-CoA dehydrogenase family protein: MANSQSVDELFAIDSLLDDEERQIRDTVRKFGNERIRPHIADWFDEGTVPARELAKELGSLGLLGMHLEGYGCAGTSATAYGLACLELEAIDSGIRSLVSVQGSLAMFAIWKYGSEEQKQQWLPGMAEGSLIGCFGLTEADYGSNPGGMLTRAKRDGDDWILNGSKMWITNGPVADVAVVWAQTDDKIRGFVVPTDTPGFTANTVKKKLSLRASITGELVFDDVRLPADAMLPEASGLRGPLSCLNEARFGIVFGAMGAARDCIESAIEYSQTRAVFDKPLAGYQLTQAKLANMTLELGKGQLLALHLGRLKDKGELPGERVSLGKLNNVREAIKIARECRTILGANGITLEYPVLRHANNLESVLTYEGTSEVHQLVIGQALTGTSAVR; the protein is encoded by the coding sequence GTGGCCAACTCCCAGAGCGTCGACGAACTGTTCGCGATCGATTCACTCCTCGACGACGAGGAACGTCAGATCCGGGACACAGTCCGCAAGTTCGGTAACGAGCGCATTCGTCCGCACATCGCCGATTGGTTCGACGAGGGCACGGTGCCGGCGCGCGAGCTGGCCAAGGAGCTGGGCTCGCTGGGCCTGTTGGGCATGCACCTCGAGGGCTACGGCTGCGCCGGAACGTCCGCGACGGCGTACGGCCTGGCCTGCCTCGAGCTCGAAGCGATCGACTCCGGCATCCGATCGCTCGTCTCGGTGCAGGGCTCGCTCGCGATGTTCGCCATCTGGAAGTACGGCTCCGAGGAGCAGAAGCAGCAGTGGCTCCCGGGCATGGCCGAGGGATCGCTGATCGGCTGCTTCGGGCTCACCGAGGCCGATTACGGATCGAACCCCGGCGGCATGCTCACCCGTGCCAAGCGCGACGGTGACGACTGGATCCTCAACGGCAGCAAGATGTGGATCACCAACGGACCCGTCGCGGATGTCGCCGTCGTGTGGGCTCAGACCGACGACAAGATCCGCGGATTCGTCGTTCCCACCGATACACCGGGATTCACCGCCAACACCGTGAAGAAGAAGCTGTCGCTGCGTGCCTCGATCACCGGCGAATTGGTGTTCGACGACGTCCGACTGCCTGCCGACGCGATGCTGCCCGAGGCCAGCGGTCTGCGCGGACCTCTGAGTTGCCTCAACGAGGCGCGCTTCGGCATCGTCTTCGGTGCGATGGGCGCGGCGCGGGACTGCATCGAATCGGCGATCGAGTACTCGCAGACCCGCGCGGTGTTCGACAAGCCACTCGCCGGGTACCAGCTCACTCAGGCCAAGCTCGCGAACATGACCCTCGAGCTCGGCAAGGGTCAGCTGCTCGCACTGCATCTGGGCCGGCTCAAGGACAAGGGCGAACTGCCGGGCGAACGAGTGTCACTGGGCAAGCTCAACAACGTGCGCGAGGCCATCAAGATCGCTCGTGAATGCCGAACGATATTGGGGGCCAACGGAATCACGCTGGAATACCCGGTGCTCCGTCATGCCAACAACCTCGAATCCGTCCTCACCTACGAGGGCACATCCGAGGTCCATCAACTCGTGATCGGCCAGGCACTGACCGGCACCAGCGCAGTGCGCTGA
- a CDS encoding cystathionine beta-synthase, translating into MRIAQHITELIGNTPLVKLSTVVGDGAGTVAAKIEYLNPGGSSKDRIAVKMIDAAEAAGELKPGGTIVEPTSGNTGVGLALVAQQRGYKCVFVCPDKVGEDKRNVLRAYGAEVVVCPTAVAPDDPNSYYSVSDRLVREIDGAWKPNQYSNPAGPASHYETTGPEIWADTDGKITHFVAGVGTGGTISGTGKYLKEVSGGKVKVIGVDPEGSVYSGGTGRPYLVEGVGEDFWPTAYDPSIPDEIIAVSDNDSFDMTRRLAREEGLLVGGSCGMAAVAAIQVAEREGPDALVVVLLPDGGRGYLAKIFNDSWMSSYGFLRSRLDGKTHETSVGEVLRGKSGALPDLVHTHPSETVRDAIEILREYGVSQMPVVGAEPPVMAGEVAGSVTERDLLSAVFEGRAALADPVAKHMSEPFPLIGAGETVSDATKALGESDALMVVEEGKPVGVITRHDLLGFLSKGA; encoded by the coding sequence ATGCGCATCGCACAGCACATCACCGAACTCATCGGCAACACCCCGTTGGTGAAGTTGTCCACCGTCGTCGGCGACGGTGCAGGCACTGTCGCGGCCAAGATCGAGTACCTCAACCCGGGTGGTTCGTCCAAGGATCGCATCGCGGTGAAGATGATCGACGCGGCCGAGGCAGCAGGGGAACTGAAGCCCGGCGGCACCATCGTCGAGCCCACGTCCGGCAACACCGGCGTCGGTCTCGCCCTGGTCGCTCAGCAGCGTGGCTACAAGTGCGTGTTCGTGTGCCCCGACAAGGTCGGCGAGGACAAGCGCAACGTGCTGCGCGCCTACGGAGCCGAGGTCGTCGTCTGCCCCACGGCTGTCGCACCCGACGACCCCAACAGTTACTACAGCGTCTCCGATCGACTCGTCCGCGAGATCGACGGAGCCTGGAAGCCCAACCAGTACTCCAACCCGGCCGGCCCGGCCAGCCACTACGAGACCACCGGTCCGGAGATCTGGGCCGACACCGACGGCAAGATCACGCACTTCGTCGCAGGCGTCGGTACCGGCGGAACCATCTCCGGCACCGGCAAGTACCTCAAGGAGGTCTCCGGCGGCAAGGTCAAGGTCATCGGCGTCGACCCCGAGGGCTCGGTCTACTCCGGCGGAACCGGGCGTCCGTACCTCGTCGAAGGTGTCGGCGAGGATTTCTGGCCGACCGCCTACGACCCGTCCATCCCGGACGAGATCATCGCCGTCTCCGACAACGACTCGTTCGACATGACTCGGCGTCTCGCTCGCGAGGAGGGCCTGTTGGTCGGCGGTTCGTGCGGCATGGCTGCCGTCGCCGCGATCCAGGTCGCCGAGCGCGAAGGTCCCGACGCCCTCGTCGTCGTACTGCTGCCCGACGGCGGCCGCGGCTACCTGGCCAAGATCTTCAACGACTCGTGGATGTCCTCGTACGGCTTCCTGCGTTCGCGTCTGGACGGCAAGACTCACGAGACCTCCGTCGGCGAGGTGCTGCGCGGAAAGTCGGGTGCGCTCCCGGATCTGGTGCACACCCACCCGTCGGAAACCGTGCGCGACGCCATCGAGATCCTGCGCGAGTACGGCGTCTCGCAGATGCCGGTCGTCGGTGCCGAGCCTCCCGTCATGGCAGGCGAGGTTGCCGGCAGCGTCACCGAACGCGATCTGCTCAGCGCGGTCTTCGAAGGTCGCGCCGCGTTGGCAGACCCCGTTGCCAAGCACATGAGCGAGCCGTTCCCACTGATCGGAGCCGGCGAAACCGTCTCCGACGCCACCAAGGCACTCGGCGAGTCCGATGCTCTGATGGTCGTCGAAGAAGGCAAGCCCGTCGGCGTCATCACTCGCCACGACCTGCTCGGATTCCTCAGCAAGGGTGCCTAG
- a CDS encoding SGNH/GDSL hydrolase family protein: MTASGWRTAAKASAATVLAGSGAGTASWAAYRHLMAQAAAARGVIGRTTAKPPEADGVYTAGCAAPERWRMGNSADIHLMIFGDSTAAGVGCTVADEVPGVLIARGLAEETGQRIRLSTKAIAGATSKGLEGQVDAMFVAGPPPDAAVIFVGANDVTKKFSIPASAARLGDAVERLTAKGCVVAVGTCPDLGVVTAIPQPLRTVVRNWGRRLANAQTARTLSAGGHPVALADLLSPEFLAAPDTMFSADRFHPSAAGYELAAQQILPVLASALGVWHGGPLPELPTVSAAAESRKAIPRATAALDRFLRRRSAELDAEIVTASEDLVRRAGDESAGL; this comes from the coding sequence GTGACGGCGAGCGGATGGCGTACCGCTGCTAAAGCGAGCGCCGCGACAGTACTTGCAGGCTCCGGAGCAGGGACTGCATCCTGGGCCGCGTACCGACATCTGATGGCGCAGGCCGCGGCGGCCCGCGGCGTCATCGGGCGCACCACCGCCAAGCCACCGGAGGCGGACGGCGTCTACACCGCCGGATGCGCGGCCCCGGAACGGTGGCGGATGGGAAATTCAGCAGATATTCACCTGATGATCTTCGGCGACTCCACCGCTGCCGGCGTGGGCTGCACCGTAGCCGACGAAGTTCCCGGCGTACTGATCGCCCGCGGACTTGCCGAGGAAACCGGGCAACGAATTCGATTGAGCACCAAAGCGATTGCCGGTGCCACCTCGAAGGGGCTCGAGGGCCAGGTCGACGCGATGTTCGTCGCGGGCCCGCCCCCGGACGCAGCGGTCATCTTCGTGGGCGCGAACGACGTCACCAAGAAGTTCTCCATCCCGGCGTCGGCGGCCCGGCTGGGCGACGCCGTCGAACGATTGACGGCCAAGGGCTGCGTCGTGGCAGTGGGCACGTGCCCCGATCTCGGTGTCGTGACGGCTATCCCGCAGCCGCTGCGCACCGTCGTCCGCAATTGGGGTCGACGTCTCGCCAACGCCCAGACGGCCAGGACTCTCAGCGCCGGTGGCCATCCGGTGGCTCTGGCCGATCTGCTCTCCCCCGAGTTCCTGGCAGCGCCCGACACCATGTTCTCGGCCGACCGCTTTCACCCGTCGGCCGCGGGGTACGAGCTCGCCGCTCAGCAGATTCTGCCGGTACTCGCATCGGCGCTGGGCGTGTGGCACGGCGGACCGTTGCCCGAGCTGCCGACCGTGTCCGCTGCCGCCGAGTCACGCAAGGCCATCCCCCGCGCGACGGCCGCACTCGATCGCTTCCTGCGTCGGAGAAGCGCCGAGCTCGATGCCGAGATCGTCACTGCGTCGGAGGATCTCGTACGTCGTGCCGGTGACGAATCGGCGGGGTTGTAA
- a CDS encoding acetyl-CoA C-acetyltransferase: MPEAVIVATARSPIGRAMKGSLKDIRPDDLTAQMVAAALAKVPSLDPKDIDDLLLGCGLPGGMQGNNLARIVAVQLGYDSLPGTTITRYCSSSLQTTRMALHAIKAGEGDVFISAGVESVSSFVHGSSDSLPESHNPIFADAEARTKKAQEEGADSWTDPRENGELPDAYIAMGQTAENVALLTGITREDQDHWGVRSQNRAEEAINAGFFEREITPVTLPDGTVVNTDDGPRAGTTYEKISQLKPVFRPNGTITAGNACPLNDGAAALVIMSDTKAKELGLTPLARIVSTGVTGTSPEIMGLGPIEATRKALKIAGMSISDIDLFEINEAFAVQVLGSARDLGIEEDKLNVSGGAIAIGHPFGMTGARITTTLLNNLTTHDKTFGVETMCVGGGMGMAMVLERLS, translated from the coding sequence ATGCCAGAGGCAGTCATCGTCGCCACCGCGCGCTCACCGATCGGCAGGGCGATGAAGGGTTCGCTCAAGGACATTCGTCCCGACGACCTCACCGCCCAGATGGTCGCCGCCGCGCTGGCCAAGGTGCCCTCGCTCGACCCAAAGGACATCGACGATCTCCTCCTGGGCTGCGGTCTACCCGGCGGCATGCAGGGCAACAACCTCGCTCGTATCGTCGCAGTGCAGCTCGGCTACGACTCGCTGCCCGGAACGACGATCACGCGCTACTGCTCGTCCTCGCTGCAGACCACCCGCATGGCGCTGCACGCGATCAAGGCAGGCGAGGGTGACGTGTTCATCTCCGCTGGTGTCGAGAGCGTGTCCAGCTTCGTCCACGGCAGCTCCGACTCGCTGCCCGAGAGCCACAACCCGATCTTCGCCGACGCCGAGGCCCGCACCAAGAAGGCGCAGGAAGAGGGCGCGGACAGCTGGACCGATCCCCGCGAGAACGGCGAGCTGCCCGATGCGTACATCGCGATGGGCCAGACGGCCGAGAACGTCGCGCTGCTCACCGGCATCACCCGCGAGGATCAGGACCACTGGGGCGTCCGCAGCCAGAACCGCGCCGAAGAGGCCATCAACGCAGGCTTCTTCGAGCGGGAGATCACCCCGGTGACCTTGCCCGACGGCACCGTCGTCAACACCGACGACGGCCCTCGCGCCGGCACCACCTACGAGAAGATCAGCCAGCTCAAGCCGGTCTTCCGCCCGAACGGCACCATCACCGCCGGTAACGCGTGCCCGCTCAACGACGGCGCAGCAGCGCTCGTCATCATGAGCGACACCAAGGCCAAGGAACTGGGCCTGACCCCGCTGGCCCGCATCGTCTCGACCGGCGTGACCGGCACGTCCCCCGAGATCATGGGCCTCGGACCCATCGAGGCGACCCGTAAGGCGCTGAAGATCGCGGGCATGTCCATCTCCGACATCGACCTGTTCGAGATCAACGAGGCCTTCGCAGTCCAGGTCCTCGGATCGGCGCGCGACCTCGGCATCGAAGAGGACAAGCTCAATGTCTCCGGTGGTGCCATCGCGATCGGCCACCCGTTCGGCATGACCGGTGCGCGCATCACCACCACGCTGCTGAACAACCTGACCACGCACGACAAGACGTTCGGCGTCGAGACCATGTGCGTCGGCGGCGGCATGGGTATGGCGATGGTGCTCGAGCGCCTCAGCTGA
- a CDS encoding Bax inhibitor-1/YccA family protein, whose translation MRTSSNPVFRNLPKQQGGGYATFGSATAGASQAATFGQHPGTQADPYTTQPAQRAMTIDDVVTKTGITLGVLSVTAIISYLLVSNNTDLAIPFVIGGGLIGFGLVMFATFGRKMDNKAIVLAYAAAEGVFLGALSLMFTGVEFGGVGGSALIGQAVLGTFGVFFGMLIVYKTGAIRVTPRLTRMVVGALIGVVVLMLGNLVASFFMEDGFGLRSGGPLAIIFSLVCIGIAAFSFLLDFDQADQLIRAQAPEKAAWGVALGLTITLVWLYVEILRLLSYFQND comes from the coding sequence GTGCGCACCTCCAGCAACCCGGTGTTCCGCAACCTGCCCAAGCAGCAGGGCGGCGGATACGCCACATTCGGATCTGCGACGGCTGGAGCCTCGCAGGCCGCAACCTTCGGCCAGCATCCCGGAACGCAGGCCGACCCGTACACCACGCAGCCCGCACAGCGGGCCATGACGATCGACGACGTGGTCACCAAGACCGGCATCACCCTCGGCGTGCTGAGCGTGACGGCGATCATCTCGTACCTGCTCGTCTCAAACAACACCGACTTGGCCATCCCGTTCGTCATCGGCGGTGGCTTGATCGGCTTCGGTCTGGTCATGTTCGCGACCTTCGGCCGCAAGATGGACAACAAGGCGATCGTGCTCGCGTACGCCGCAGCCGAAGGTGTGTTCCTCGGTGCGCTGTCGCTCATGTTCACCGGCGTCGAGTTCGGTGGGGTCGGTGGATCCGCCCTCATCGGCCAGGCAGTCCTCGGTACGTTCGGCGTGTTCTTCGGCATGCTGATCGTCTACAAGACCGGTGCCATCCGCGTCACCCCGCGCTTGACCCGCATGGTCGTCGGTGCCCTCATCGGTGTCGTCGTGCTGATGCTCGGCAATCTCGTCGCCAGCTTCTTCATGGAGGACGGTTTCGGACTCCGCTCCGGCGGACCGCTGGCCATCATCTTCAGCCTCGTCTGCATCGGCATTGCCGCGTTCAGCTTCCTGCTCGACTTCGATCAGGCCGATCAGCTGATCCGCGCACAGGCTCCCGAGAAGGCAGCCTGGGGCGTCGCCCTCGGTCTGACCATCACGCTGGTCTGGCTGTACGTCGAGATCCTGCGTCTGCTGAGCTACTTCCAGAACGACTAG
- a CDS encoding methyltransferase, translating into MPDESLFDALRREPDAEAPNLHAVDAADRLVLDTVDELPGIDRTTPIAVIGDRYGALTLGAASLGFSAIRVHQDAVTGVRALELNAARVSMSGSYTQHALGAELLDGVGMVLMQLPRVLAELTEIAEHIAAHASADVVVLAGGRDKHMTPAMNDVLRKSFETVTAGRGRQKARVLTARGAVASGMTYPVSKRIADVDMTVVAHGAVFAGAGLDIGTRFLLEYIPKMLPRARSAVDLGCGTGILATELARTRSDLEVIATDRSAAAIASAAATAAANGTKISVIADDAMSTFESESVDLVVCNPPFHEGAAVHTGAASKLFAAAGRVLRPGGQMWTVYNTHLNYRRELADAVGPTDLMGRNGKFTVARSVRPSEQR; encoded by the coding sequence GTGCCCGATGAATCCCTGTTCGACGCCCTTCGTCGTGAGCCCGACGCCGAGGCGCCCAACCTCCATGCCGTCGACGCTGCGGACCGCCTCGTCCTCGATACCGTCGACGAACTTCCCGGAATCGACAGGACCACGCCGATCGCGGTGATCGGCGACCGGTACGGAGCCCTGACCCTCGGGGCCGCGTCTCTCGGGTTCTCCGCGATACGCGTGCATCAGGACGCCGTCACCGGCGTGCGAGCGCTCGAGCTGAACGCGGCACGGGTCTCGATGTCGGGCTCCTACACCCAGCACGCACTGGGTGCCGAACTGCTCGACGGCGTCGGGATGGTGCTGATGCAATTGCCGCGCGTTCTGGCCGAACTGACCGAGATCGCCGAGCACATCGCCGCACACGCGTCGGCGGACGTCGTCGTCCTCGCGGGCGGACGAGACAAGCACATGACCCCGGCAATGAACGACGTCCTACGAAAGTCGTTCGAGACCGTCACGGCCGGCCGAGGGCGGCAGAAAGCCCGAGTGCTCACCGCACGTGGGGCGGTGGCGTCGGGCATGACGTATCCGGTGAGCAAGCGGATTGCCGATGTCGACATGACGGTGGTGGCGCACGGTGCGGTGTTCGCGGGGGCCGGCCTCGATATCGGAACTCGTTTTCTGCTCGAGTACATACCGAAGATGCTGCCGCGAGCCCGCAGTGCCGTCGATTTGGGTTGTGGCACAGGAATTCTCGCCACCGAGCTGGCTCGGACCAGGTCCGATCTCGAGGTGATCGCAACAGATCGCTCGGCGGCAGCAATCGCATCGGCAGCGGCCACTGCGGCGGCGAACGGGACGAAGATTTCGGTGATCGCCGACGACGCCATGTCGACCTTCGAATCCGAATCGGTCGATCTGGTGGTCTGCAATCCACCGTTCCACGAGGGTGCCGCGGTACACACGGGCGCGGCGAGCAAATTGTTCGCAGCCGCCGGTCGGGTGCTGCGACCGGGCGGACAGATGTGGACGGTCTACAACACGCACTTGAACTACCGGCGTGAACTGGCCGACGCGGTCGGTCCCACCGACCTCATGGGCCGCAACGGCAAGTTCACCGTCGCTCGCTCGGTACGCCCGAGCGAGCAACGATGA
- a CDS encoding peroxiredoxin, with protein MRIGKTAPDFELPDHSGELRALADLTASGPVVLFFYPAANSPICTAEACHFRDLGTEFERFGAQRVGISTDTRDRNQHFALQRSFDYPLLSDSDGAVAEQFGVRRGGWFTRRRRLRELERGRAHAANRGYLRQLLSVKRTTFVIDRNRVVRMVVQSERGHVHATKALEYLRYLS; from the coding sequence ATGCGCATCGGAAAGACCGCCCCGGACTTCGAGTTGCCGGACCATTCCGGCGAACTTCGTGCGCTCGCCGACCTGACCGCGTCGGGTCCGGTCGTACTGTTCTTCTACCCAGCGGCCAACAGCCCCATCTGCACGGCCGAAGCGTGTCACTTCAGGGACTTGGGCACGGAATTCGAGAGATTCGGCGCACAACGGGTGGGCATCAGTACCGACACCCGAGACCGCAACCAGCATTTCGCGCTGCAGAGGTCCTTCGACTACCCGTTGCTGTCCGATTCCGACGGTGCGGTGGCAGAGCAGTTCGGAGTGCGACGAGGCGGGTGGTTCACCCGGCGGCGTCGGCTTCGTGAGCTCGAACGCGGGCGGGCGCATGCGGCCAACCGTGGGTACCTGCGGCAGCTACTGTCCGTGAAGCGGACGACATTCGTGATCGATCGGAACCGAGTGGTGCGGATGGTGGTGCAGAGCGAACGCGGTCACGTGCATGCGACCAAGGCGTTGGAGTACCTCCGCTACCTGTCGTGA